One window from the genome of Coregonus clupeaformis isolate EN_2021a unplaced genomic scaffold, ASM2061545v1 scaf0173, whole genome shotgun sequence encodes:
- the LOC121578777 gene encoding gremlin-2-like, with the protein MYRQFVLSVLLAGILCAVGGDTRKTRLQGAIPSPFKGNGNTSDKRTRKQEILASSQEALVVTERKYLKSDWCKTQPLRQTVSEEGCLSRTVVNRFCYGQCNSFYIPRHVKKEQESFQSCAFCRPQRFTTLTIELDCPDLQPPFRHRKIQRVKQCRCVSVSVSDSGKQ; encoded by the coding sequence atGTACAGGCAGTTTGTTCTGTCGGTCCTGCTTGCAGGAATCCTGTGTGCGGTGGGCGGCGACACCCGCAAGACCCGCCTCCAAGGCGCCATCCCCTCCCCCTTCAAGGGGAACGGCAACACCTCTGACAAACGCACCCGCAAACAGGAAATACTTGCCTCCAGCCAGGAAGCTCTCGTCGTCACAGAGAGGAAGTACCTGAAGAGTGACTGGTGCAAGACCCAGCCGCTGCGCCAGACGGTGAGCGAGGAGGGCTGTCTCAGTCGTACCGTCGTCAACAGGTTCTGCTACGGCCAGTGTAACTCCTTCTATATCCCACGACACGTTAAGAAGGAGCAGGAGTCTTTCCAGTCCTGCGCTTTCTGCCGGCCGCAGCGGTTCACCACGCTAACCATAGAGCTGGACTGTCCCGACCTCCAGCCGCCCTTCAGGCACCGCAAGATCCAGAGGGTCAAACAGTGCCGCTGTGTATCGGTCTCCGTCAGTGACTCTGGGAAGCAGTGA